One Phycisphaerae bacterium RAS2 DNA window includes the following coding sequences:
- the rsbU_5 gene encoding Phosphoserine phosphatase RsbU, whose translation MFELESGDWQQRMSLVVETLREMSEHTEPAAMVRSYGARMRNLLATDRMVAVSRRDLPPPQYRITRSTLWKEEVNPWLEPQKLPLLKGGLLGELLYADKPQLLDDVRVPADDPAAEYFDGMRSLISLPLFDKGIATNMVVFMRRAPGAFDPESFPQWVLMTGLFGRATSSLVVSVQLATAYATTDRELQTIADIQRSLLPSELPKIDTMELAAYYQTSRRAGGDYYDFFPLEDGQWGILIADVSGHGTPAAVMMAITHSIAHTMPGPPTPPCRLLDNLNKQLIRHYTRNSGTFVTAFYGIYDARTRMLRYANAGHNPPRLKRCDDGSMASLDGAGSFPLGITADVVYEEATLQLRPGDQIVFYTDGITEAQNAAGEMFGEARLDDVLGACRPGAQQLIDAVLESVAAFSNGRPADDDRTVLVAKVK comes from the coding sequence ATGTTCGAACTGGAGAGCGGCGATTGGCAGCAGCGCATGAGTCTCGTTGTCGAGACGTTGCGCGAAATGAGCGAGCACACCGAGCCTGCGGCGATGGTCCGGAGCTATGGTGCTCGGATGCGCAACCTTCTGGCGACGGATCGCATGGTTGCCGTCAGCCGCCGCGACCTGCCGCCGCCGCAGTACCGGATTACACGCAGTACGCTGTGGAAGGAAGAAGTCAATCCGTGGCTGGAGCCGCAGAAGTTGCCGCTGCTCAAGGGCGGCTTGCTCGGAGAACTGCTGTACGCCGACAAGCCGCAGCTGCTTGACGACGTGCGTGTTCCTGCCGACGACCCCGCCGCTGAGTATTTCGACGGCATGCGTTCGCTGATCTCGCTCCCGCTCTTTGACAAAGGGATCGCCACGAACATGGTGGTGTTCATGCGTCGCGCGCCCGGCGCGTTCGACCCCGAGAGTTTCCCGCAATGGGTCCTGATGACGGGGTTGTTTGGTAGAGCGACCTCCAGCCTCGTTGTTTCGGTTCAGCTTGCCACCGCCTACGCCACGACCGACCGCGAATTACAGACAATCGCCGACATACAGCGATCGCTCCTTCCCTCCGAGCTGCCGAAGATCGATACGATGGAACTGGCGGCGTACTATCAAACCAGCCGCCGAGCGGGCGGAGATTATTACGATTTCTTCCCGCTGGAAGACGGCCAATGGGGAATTCTCATCGCCGACGTGAGCGGTCACGGTACGCCGGCCGCCGTCATGATGGCCATCACCCACAGCATTGCGCACACGATGCCCGGCCCGCCGACACCGCCCTGCCGCCTGCTGGACAACCTGAATAAGCAATTGATCCGGCACTACACGCGCAATTCCGGCACGTTTGTCACGGCGTTTTACGGAATCTACGACGCTCGCACCCGCATGCTGCGCTATGCCAATGCCGGCCACAATCCGCCGCGACTCAAACGCTGCGATGACGGCTCAATGGCATCACTCGACGGCGCGGGCAGCTTCCCGCTCGGCATCACGGCGGATGTCGTCTATGAAGAGGCCACGCTTCAGCTTCGCCCCGGCGACCAGATTGTTTTCTACACGGACGGCATCACCGAGGCCCAGAACGCCGCGGGCGAGATGTTTGGCGAGGCGCGGCTGGATGACGTGCTCGGCGCCTGCCGACCCGGCGCGCAGCAACTCATTGATGCGGTGCTTGAGTCCGTCGCCGCGTTCAGCAACGGCCGCCCCGCCGACGACGACCGCACGGTCCTGGTCGCAAAAGTGAAATAA
- the pknB_3 gene encoding Serine/threonine-protein kinase PknB yields the protein MNRFDDNAAGHREVGSSADLAGFGFDLPDHAWLSRVHHAERNAELGWIGPYELLEEIGRGAQGIVYRARQRTTQRQIALKRLIAGSFANPESRARFDREVRIAAELNHPNIVTVYGADIVDGVPNLAMEWINGLPLDRWARTHDGAVRSMGDLLRAFGRICDAVQHAHQHGVIHRDLKPSNILVTPDGEPHVLDFGLARAVDPDGSIATTLTATEQMLGTPAYASPEQVGSEPAIVDTRTDVYSLGAILFQLLTGRTPHDSSGGLARLLDSIRHDDPTAPSHVATGVVRELDLITLKALARDPGQRYQSVDALRSDVSRFLSGEPVLAHPPRFTYQVRKLIRRHRTATAFSAAIVLLVAGMAALAFVMALRIADQRDRAIRAESTAERRFKEVRGLARAMIFDVHEHLAPIVGATEARRALVTTGLEYLDRLGREAGDDPVLLAEIAEGYHRLGAVQGLRTMGSLGDLAGARQSFEKMQSICRTMLESDPDDVRALNLLAGSYRGLGDVLTLMGLRADAIASYQSQIDIHTRVAILDPHPAKPRRHAYVARIQMAKQHRAAGDADSAIKLYNLAAADIHQQIPLYPDNTDLRRDLALIRALESELLLQTQHIDEAEAASREAMNVTQMLVSRHPENNQFQRDLALRHQEMADIALARKDYPVALGSYRQCLAILARLAAADPADTVAQRDLSITHEKFGDVAREQGDGAAALAEYELAMQITSALADAQPDSVAQKLDLCMIRTKVGGARAQQGQNGSAIELIQDNLARLDELTDPDSPDVDRSNTRLQSLQLLADAQLAMDRREEAEATLIQYYESATADAKHFPDHDWFVHHIGAATGKLGELHEAIGVDATQPADTRRDALNTAENWYQRCKEVANKIMQDESTPPDDTRSSKACDEAIARCKAALAGLH from the coding sequence ATGAACCGCTTTGACGACAACGCGGCAGGGCATCGCGAGGTCGGCTCCAGCGCCGATCTTGCAGGATTTGGGTTTGATCTGCCGGATCATGCGTGGCTAAGTCGCGTTCACCATGCCGAGCGCAACGCGGAACTGGGTTGGATCGGTCCTTATGAACTGCTGGAAGAGATCGGTCGCGGAGCCCAGGGCATCGTCTATCGTGCGCGACAACGTACGACCCAAAGGCAAATCGCGCTCAAGCGACTGATCGCCGGCAGCTTCGCCAATCCTGAATCGCGCGCTCGGTTCGATCGGGAAGTGCGCATCGCAGCCGAATTGAATCACCCCAACATCGTGACTGTGTACGGCGCGGATATTGTCGACGGCGTTCCAAATCTCGCCATGGAATGGATAAACGGCCTGCCGCTTGACCGATGGGCCCGCACACACGATGGGGCTGTTCGCTCGATGGGCGATCTCCTGCGCGCTTTCGGGCGAATCTGTGACGCTGTCCAGCACGCACATCAACACGGCGTCATCCATCGCGATCTGAAACCGTCCAACATCCTTGTCACGCCTGACGGCGAGCCGCACGTGCTGGATTTCGGGCTGGCGCGGGCAGTGGACCCCGATGGGTCCATCGCAACAACGCTGACAGCCACCGAGCAGATGCTCGGCACTCCCGCCTACGCATCGCCAGAGCAGGTCGGATCGGAACCGGCCATCGTTGATACACGTACAGATGTATATTCTCTTGGTGCGATTCTCTTTCAATTGCTCACAGGCCGGACTCCGCACGACTCGTCGGGCGGCCTCGCCAGGCTGCTTGATTCAATTCGACATGACGATCCCACGGCTCCTTCGCACGTCGCGACCGGTGTCGTTCGCGAGCTGGACCTCATCACGCTGAAGGCGCTGGCGCGTGATCCGGGACAACGCTATCAGTCCGTCGACGCGCTTCGATCGGACGTGTCGCGCTTTCTCTCGGGCGAGCCGGTACTCGCCCATCCACCGCGGTTTACGTATCAGGTTCGCAAGTTGATCCGTCGCCATCGCACGGCCACGGCGTTCAGCGCTGCCATCGTGTTGCTTGTTGCAGGCATGGCGGCGTTAGCTTTCGTCATGGCCTTGCGGATCGCCGATCAGCGGGATCGCGCGATTCGAGCCGAATCGACAGCCGAGCGACGCTTCAAAGAAGTGCGTGGTTTGGCGCGGGCCATGATCTTCGATGTCCATGAACACCTGGCGCCGATCGTCGGCGCGACCGAAGCCCGTCGTGCGCTCGTGACGACCGGACTGGAGTACCTCGACCGTCTCGGTCGTGAAGCCGGCGATGATCCCGTTTTGCTCGCCGAGATCGCCGAGGGTTACCATCGCCTCGGCGCGGTGCAGGGGCTGCGCACCATGGGGAGTCTGGGAGACCTCGCCGGCGCTCGGCAGAGCTTCGAGAAAATGCAGTCCATCTGCCGCACGATGCTTGAGTCCGACCCGGACGACGTGCGAGCGCTAAATCTTCTGGCCGGCAGCTATCGAGGGCTGGGTGATGTCCTGACGTTAATGGGCCTTCGCGCCGATGCAATCGCCAGCTACCAGTCCCAGATTGACATTCACACCCGCGTTGCGATACTTGATCCTCACCCTGCCAAACCGCGCCGACACGCCTACGTCGCCCGCATACAGATGGCAAAGCAGCACCGAGCAGCCGGGGATGCCGATAGCGCAATCAAGTTGTACAACCTTGCCGCTGCTGACATTCATCAACAGATTCCGCTCTATCCGGACAACACCGACCTTCGCCGCGATCTCGCATTGATCCGTGCACTGGAGTCCGAATTGCTGCTGCAGACGCAACACATCGACGAGGCCGAAGCTGCTTCGCGCGAGGCGATGAATGTGACGCAAATGCTTGTGTCGCGGCATCCCGAGAACAATCAATTTCAGCGCGACCTCGCATTGCGCCATCAGGAGATGGCCGACATCGCACTCGCCCGAAAGGACTATCCGGTAGCCCTCGGCTCTTACAGGCAATGCTTGGCCATTCTCGCGCGATTGGCGGCGGCCGACCCGGCAGACACGGTGGCGCAGCGTGACCTGTCGATCACGCACGAGAAGTTCGGTGACGTCGCGCGGGAACAAGGCGACGGGGCTGCGGCGCTGGCGGAATACGAACTTGCGATGCAAATCACTTCTGCGCTGGCCGACGCGCAACCTGACAGCGTTGCCCAGAAACTCGACCTTTGCATGATTCGCACCAAAGTCGGCGGCGCACGAGCGCAACAGGGCCAGAACGGAAGCGCCATAGAGCTAATTCAAGACAATCTCGCCAGGCTGGACGAACTGACGGATCCCGATTCACCCGACGTAGATCGCTCCAATACTCGGCTGCAATCGCTTCAGCTCCTTGCCGATGCCCAGCTTGCGATGGATCGCCGTGAGGAAGCTGAAGCGACACTGATACAGTATTACGAAAGTGCAACCGCGGATGCGAAGCATTTCCCCGACCACGATTGGTTCGTTCACCATATCGGTGCAGCCACTGGCAAATTGGGGGAGCTTCACGAGGCAATCGGCGTCGACGCCACCCAACCGGCCGACACGCGCCGAGACGCCCTGAACACGGCCGAAAATTGGTATCAACGCTGCAAAGAAGTTGCGAACAAGATCATGCAGGATGAATCAACACCGCCCGATGACACACGGTCTTCGAAGGCATGCGATGAAGCCATCGCTCGGTGTAAAGCAGCGCTTGCGGGTTTGCATTGA
- a CDS encoding outer membrane biogenesis protein BamB — MIHRCTILALIAAAWGATARADDWLHYAGDARRSGIAQHAPDSLNATLWSVSQHPPGTPIAFEGPSGPVVFAGRVYVNARHLVSNLHVNNKLVAVEASTGQVLWQTLVAKSVLDSWSSPAVDEVNGLVLLATGARLNAVDALTGELRWTAVLNRNVVNASPLVLPDAAAGRAFITDFDGFGQSASLYCINTSPLNAVGNPYEPGEIVWSEPIGGASGATAAGEGGIVYVSSISFDEQSCFEIGAITALEVAAPPGSRRLWTTCAGTGFFGGVTLANGYLYAASYNLSGSGDNSLLVKLDAATGQPVWTIPCERTSSTPVVVEDRIYLSAGINGFGSAPKVQCFRDDGALAVKLWDTYVDTGGALVLGGWTHQPVYSDGVLYVGKIPTGGGFFGAYTDLYALDVSRSPGDPLFVREHRMGMGSSPALADGQLYSIGPAGLTALARRGDCTGDGTLNGLDIACFVDRLLHGSSIADAALLDFTSDGMLTVEDVPDFVAALLGVP; from the coding sequence ATGATTCACCGATGCACGATCCTGGCGCTAATTGCTGCTGCGTGGGGAGCAACCGCGCGAGCCGACGACTGGCTGCATTACGCAGGCGACGCGCGCCGCAGCGGCATCGCGCAGCATGCGCCCGATTCGCTCAACGCGACACTCTGGTCGGTTTCACAGCATCCGCCCGGTACGCCGATCGCGTTTGAAGGGCCGAGCGGTCCGGTCGTGTTTGCCGGCCGCGTGTATGTCAACGCGAGGCACCTGGTCAGCAATCTTCATGTGAACAACAAGCTCGTTGCGGTAGAGGCATCGACGGGGCAGGTGCTGTGGCAGACGCTTGTCGCAAAGTCGGTGCTGGACTCGTGGTCGTCGCCGGCGGTGGACGAGGTGAACGGCTTGGTGTTGCTTGCGACTGGTGCGCGATTGAACGCCGTGGATGCGCTGACGGGAGAGCTGCGATGGACAGCTGTTCTGAATCGCAACGTCGTCAACGCCTCGCCGCTGGTGTTGCCTGATGCCGCGGCGGGCCGGGCGTTCATCACGGACTTCGACGGGTTCGGCCAGAGCGCGTCGCTGTATTGCATTAATACATCGCCGCTCAACGCGGTGGGCAATCCGTATGAACCGGGCGAAATCGTATGGTCCGAGCCGATCGGCGGAGCTTCGGGCGCGACGGCAGCGGGGGAGGGCGGCATCGTCTATGTGTCGTCGATTTCTTTTGACGAGCAGAGTTGTTTCGAAATCGGCGCCATCACGGCGCTTGAGGTGGCCGCGCCGCCGGGATCGCGTCGGCTGTGGACGACTTGCGCGGGGACGGGTTTTTTCGGAGGCGTGACGCTCGCGAATGGGTATTTGTACGCGGCGAGCTACAACTTGAGCGGCTCGGGCGATAATTCGCTGCTCGTCAAACTCGACGCTGCGACCGGGCAACCCGTCTGGACCATACCGTGCGAGCGCACCAGCTCGACTCCCGTCGTGGTGGAAGATCGCATTTACTTGTCGGCGGGAATCAACGGATTCGGCTCCGCGCCGAAGGTGCAGTGCTTCCGCGACGACGGCGCATTGGCGGTGAAGCTGTGGGATACGTATGTCGATACAGGCGGTGCGCTGGTCCTCGGCGGCTGGACGCATCAACCGGTGTATTCGGATGGTGTGCTGTACGTCGGCAAGATTCCGACGGGTGGTGGGTTCTTTGGTGCTTACACAGACTTGTACGCGCTGGACGTGTCGCGTTCACCGGGCGATCCGCTCTTTGTGCGTGAACACCGTATGGGCATGGGGAGCAGCCCGGCATTGGCCGATGGCCAATTGTATTCGATCGGTCCGGCTGGCTTGACGGCGCTGGCGCGGCGAGGCGACTGCACAGGAGATGGAACCCTAAACGGTCTGGACATCGCCTGCTTCGTGGATCGGCTCCTTCACGGGTCGTCGATTGCCGACGCGGCGCTGCTGGATTTCACTTCGGACGGCATGTTGACGGTGGAAGACGTGCCGGACTTCGTCGCGGCCCTGTTGGGAGTGCCATGA
- a CDS encoding RNA polymerase factor sigma-70: MLGLSMESQATRASLLSRVRNSSDQEAWREFDETYRELILRYCLARRLQTADAEDVRQLVMLNLAKGLRTFEYRPERGRFRHYLCKTIRHAISHHAARPKSTGRALDTLEIAEIAIGDVGAPDDVWEREWMDHHYRIAMRTIRKSFEPQSISMFDRLLAGQSVEDVAAEFGTTSQAVHKVKQRIRNRMMELVQEQIREEDEPL, from the coding sequence ATGTTGGGGCTTTCTATGGAGTCCCAAGCGACCCGAGCGAGCTTGTTGTCGCGCGTTCGCAATTCGTCGGATCAGGAGGCTTGGCGCGAATTCGATGAGACCTATCGCGAATTGATTCTCCGCTATTGCCTCGCCCGGCGGCTTCAGACTGCCGACGCGGAAGATGTACGACAACTCGTGATGCTTAATCTTGCGAAGGGGCTGCGCACCTTTGAATATCGCCCGGAGCGGGGGCGGTTTCGGCACTACCTCTGCAAGACGATTCGCCATGCGATTTCGCATCATGCCGCGCGTCCAAAATCGACGGGCCGGGCACTAGATACTCTTGAGATCGCGGAGATCGCCATCGGCGATGTCGGCGCACCCGACGACGTCTGGGAACGCGAATGGATGGACCACCATTATCGCATCGCCATGAGGACGATTCGTAAGTCGTTCGAGCCGCAAAGCATCAGCATGTTCGATCGCCTGCTGGCCGGACAATCAGTCGAAGACGTGGCTGCGGAATTCGGCACGACGTCCCAGGCGGTGCACAAGGTGAAGCAGCGGATCCGCAATCGCATGATGGAACTCGTTCAGGAGCAGATTCGGGAAGAGGATGAACCGCTTTGA
- the mutS2 gene encoding Endonuclease MutS2: MTIRPPDGVAATLCRMDAHTLEKLEFERIRQLVAEQAQCALGRELASRIAPSRSAGQVAQWLDQAKQFEAFVARHGMPPFGGITDLRAVVKRAVPPAKLEPEEFAKLSDTLRGAANVRRYFEPLDAGAALVRKLADRIGDFTAIIERIDAVIDARGRVRDDASARLARIRRDIDDVRLATRNVFDRLLRQPGVLRWLQYPNATFHADRMVLPLRAEQRGRIPGIVHRSSDSGQTLFVEPAEAVELNNRLMNLLQDESDEINRILWELTHLVHLNQAELLRTMETLAVVDLLAAKQRFAARWGMAYAALNQSGRLKLIQARNPILLAMSGAQDAEGSGAATGPASTRSVVPIDVRLGDDFDILMITGPNTGGKTAALKTVGLISLMHQSGLPIPALTGSEMPVFEGIWIDVGDEQSLQQSLSTFSAHLARILDIIRRARKGTLVLLDELGAGTDPDEGAAIGRAIIDHLLHGGCLAMITTHLGALKAVGYDHPRVDNASVQFDIESLRPTYELRIGEPGHSSAITIATKLGMPRKLADAARKHLAGRHRALQRAIVGTLQSRRDAERARRDADAARSEAARAALTAVDIAKKLAEQKSRYAAWVERVMRLQPGDAVFVRRFDKPGRVVRIKLDRQQAVVAMDSMEAEVPLAELTFGE, from the coding sequence ATGACGATTCGCCCGCCGGATGGGGTGGCGGCTACACTATGTCGCATGGACGCGCACACGTTGGAGAAACTGGAGTTCGAGCGCATTCGGCAGCTTGTGGCCGAACAGGCGCAGTGCGCGCTGGGGCGGGAGCTGGCGTCGCGCATCGCGCCGTCGCGCTCGGCCGGTCAGGTGGCGCAGTGGCTGGATCAGGCAAAGCAGTTTGAGGCCTTCGTGGCGCGCCATGGGATGCCGCCGTTCGGCGGAATCACCGATCTTCGTGCGGTGGTGAAGCGTGCCGTGCCGCCAGCCAAACTGGAGCCGGAGGAATTTGCGAAATTGTCGGACACGCTGCGTGGGGCGGCTAATGTCCGGCGCTATTTCGAGCCGCTGGATGCAGGGGCCGCGCTGGTTCGAAAGCTGGCTGATCGAATCGGAGATTTCACGGCCATCATCGAGCGGATCGATGCCGTGATCGACGCGCGCGGGCGAGTGCGCGATGACGCCTCGGCGCGGCTGGCGCGCATCCGGCGCGACATCGATGATGTGCGCCTTGCGACGCGCAACGTGTTTGACCGTCTGCTGCGCCAGCCGGGCGTGCTGCGCTGGCTGCAATACCCCAACGCGACCTTTCACGCCGACCGCATGGTGCTGCCGCTTCGCGCCGAGCAGCGCGGGCGCATCCCCGGCATCGTTCATCGCAGCAGCGACAGCGGGCAGACGCTTTTCGTCGAACCGGCCGAAGCCGTCGAGCTGAACAACCGGCTGATGAATCTGCTTCAGGACGAGTCGGACGAGATCAATCGCATCCTGTGGGAGCTGACTCATCTGGTTCATCTGAACCAGGCGGAGTTGCTGCGCACCATGGAGACCCTGGCGGTCGTTGACCTGCTCGCAGCCAAGCAGCGCTTTGCGGCGCGCTGGGGCATGGCCTACGCGGCCCTCAACCAGTCCGGCCGGCTGAAGTTGATCCAGGCGCGAAATCCGATTCTCCTCGCGATGTCCGGCGCGCAGGATGCGGAGGGCTCCGGCGCGGCGACCGGACCGGCTTCGACGCGATCGGTCGTGCCGATCGACGTGCGCCTCGGGGATGATTTCGACATTTTGATGATTACCGGCCCGAACACCGGTGGCAAGACGGCCGCGCTCAAGACCGTGGGCCTGATCAGCCTGATGCACCAGTCGGGCCTGCCGATTCCTGCGTTGACCGGCTCGGAAATGCCGGTATTTGAAGGCATCTGGATCGATGTCGGCGATGAGCAGAGCCTGCAACAATCGCTTTCGACGTTCAGCGCGCACTTGGCGCGCATCCTCGACATCATCCGCCGCGCGCGGAAGGGCACGCTCGTGCTGCTGGATGAACTCGGCGCCGGCACCGACCCGGACGAAGGCGCCGCGATCGGCCGCGCGATCATCGATCACCTGTTGCATGGCGGCTGCCTCGCGATGATCACGACGCATCTGGGGGCGCTCAAGGCGGTCGGATACGATCACCCGCGCGTGGACAATGCCTCGGTCCAATTTGACATCGAATCGCTTCGCCCGACCTATGAGCTGCGCATCGGCGAGCCGGGTCACAGCAGCGCGATCACGATCGCGACGAAGCTGGGCATGCCGCGCAAATTGGCCGACGCCGCGCGCAAGCACCTCGCGGGGCGGCATCGTGCGCTGCAGCGCGCCATCGTCGGCACGCTTCAATCGCGGCGCGACGCCGAGCGAGCCCGGCGCGATGCGGATGCGGCGCGCTCCGAGGCGGCCAGGGCGGCGCTGACGGCCGTCGATATCGCCAAGAAGCTGGCGGAGCAGAAGTCGCGTTATGCGGCATGGGTCGAACGCGTGATGCGCTTGCAGCCGGGGGATGCCGTGTTCGTGCGTCGGTTCGACAAACCCGGGCGCGTCGTTCGAATCAAGCTGGATCGGCAGCAAGCGGTCGTGGCGATGGACTCGATGGAGGCCGAGGTGCCGCTGGCGGAACTGACGTTCGGCGAATGA
- a CDS encoding tetratricopeptide repeat protein — protein sequence MSLLHLFSICFLVSLGQTGANPTDPAVTRDPPAAGNKLQTPPPAKRATAQPGQPTDLDAHAAQWLVELAQHQGHMVGRASPRSASLQVIALLEAARATDAKCADAYYWLFDLYQRMGRIDPAREALTRYVDLLPTDEAAWLRVLDLQIDSRQSSEERLAFVKAELERPKISPTCESELRRRLARLLYEQREMEAAGKEIERALRLNPANVAARELAYEMFGETEAALQRVELALQMISINPTQANLVWELGEFLDRLSLHKEAQEWFNRAMEMHRRSDARAIPADYWQKLAMSYVASGDFQRAKDSADAALTAEPNHAQVRLLRATALEKLGDAKGAQADRDAVRKHYDEMIPAILDGKLPDKAAEAAWYYSYHQPDAKRAAELAKIAAEQPGGGSLAALARGYTLRQDGKSKEAIDVLKPLAAKDQLAALGLAKALIEQGEKAEAITVLHKAAALQYSGIAYRLISELLEKHGEKPPTAPMYADVKQALERFHRDVFDFPKKPEAFLQCSLRFEEPISPMGPMRGTLRLENVAPFPITLGEGYMVRPLAAISAKVACGDNVTEFKNYQQVLINRRPVLLPGDAVEKTVCLDIGPIRHALRKTVLQPTTIELSAWIDPVIENGELAAGPGTVRIGPVRASRPVLDISPTAVNLLVDQSTDRNPRRRIESAQGITAILASVTGQPAEADMPMDKMRAALVSLLKDADWHVRAQALSACEAVPLNDALMQAAAPAVKDEQAVVRMMAVRLFAAKQGKQFMPVLEQLSKSDTVAFVRMTCAGYLPESGAQASREKE from the coding sequence ATGAGCCTGCTACATCTCTTCTCCATCTGCTTCCTTGTCAGCCTTGGGCAAACGGGCGCGAACCCGACCGATCCGGCGGTGACGCGCGACCCGCCCGCAGCCGGGAACAAGTTGCAAACGCCGCCGCCGGCGAAGCGCGCGACGGCCCAGCCGGGGCAGCCGACCGATCTGGATGCGCACGCCGCGCAGTGGCTGGTGGAATTGGCGCAGCATCAGGGGCACATGGTGGGCCGGGCGAGTCCGAGAAGTGCTTCGCTGCAGGTGATCGCGCTGCTGGAAGCGGCTCGGGCGACGGATGCGAAATGCGCCGACGCGTACTACTGGCTTTTCGATTTGTATCAGCGGATGGGCCGGATCGACCCCGCGCGCGAGGCGCTGACGCGGTACGTCGATCTGCTGCCGACGGACGAGGCGGCATGGCTTCGCGTGCTGGATTTGCAAATTGACTCGCGTCAATCTTCCGAGGAGCGGCTGGCGTTTGTGAAGGCGGAGCTCGAGCGCCCGAAGATCAGCCCGACCTGCGAGAGCGAGCTGCGGCGGCGGCTGGCGCGGCTCCTTTATGAGCAGCGCGAGATGGAAGCGGCCGGCAAGGAGATCGAGCGTGCGTTGCGATTGAATCCGGCGAACGTGGCCGCCCGCGAGCTGGCCTATGAGATGTTCGGCGAGACGGAGGCGGCGCTGCAGCGCGTGGAGCTGGCGCTGCAGATGATTTCGATCAATCCGACGCAGGCGAACCTGGTGTGGGAGCTTGGGGAGTTCCTCGATCGCTTGAGCCTGCACAAGGAAGCGCAGGAGTGGTTCAACCGTGCAATGGAGATGCATCGCCGGTCGGATGCGCGGGCGATTCCAGCCGACTATTGGCAGAAGCTGGCGATGTCGTACGTGGCCAGCGGAGACTTTCAGCGGGCCAAGGACTCGGCCGACGCAGCGCTGACCGCCGAGCCGAACCATGCGCAAGTGCGTCTGCTTCGCGCCACGGCGCTGGAGAAACTGGGTGACGCCAAGGGGGCACAGGCTGATCGCGACGCGGTGCGCAAGCATTACGACGAGATGATCCCGGCGATTCTGGATGGCAAGCTGCCGGACAAAGCAGCCGAAGCGGCATGGTATTACAGCTATCACCAGCCCGATGCGAAGCGCGCGGCGGAGCTGGCGAAGATCGCGGCCGAGCAGCCGGGCGGCGGATCGCTGGCGGCCCTGGCGCGCGGCTACACGCTGCGACAAGACGGCAAGTCAAAGGAAGCGATTGACGTGCTCAAGCCCCTGGCGGCGAAGGACCAATTGGCGGCCCTCGGCCTGGCCAAGGCGCTGATTGAACAGGGTGAAAAGGCCGAAGCGATCACCGTGTTGCACAAGGCCGCGGCGCTTCAATACTCGGGCATCGCATATCGACTCATCAGCGAACTGCTGGAGAAGCACGGCGAGAAGCCGCCGACCGCGCCGATGTATGCGGATGTGAAGCAAGCGCTCGAGCGATTCCATCGCGATGTGTTTGATTTTCCCAAGAAGCCGGAAGCGTTCCTGCAATGCTCATTGCGATTCGAAGAGCCGATCTCGCCGATGGGGCCGATGCGAGGGACGTTGCGGCTGGAGAACGTCGCGCCGTTCCCCATCACGCTCGGCGAGGGCTACATGGTTCGCCCGCTAGCGGCGATCTCGGCGAAGGTGGCGTGCGGCGACAACGTGACGGAGTTCAAGAACTATCAGCAGGTGCTGATCAATCGCCGCCCCGTGCTGCTCCCCGGTGACGCGGTGGAGAAGACCGTCTGCCTGGACATTGGCCCGATTCGCCATGCGCTGCGCAAGACGGTGCTTCAGCCGACGACCATCGAGTTGTCGGCCTGGATTGATCCGGTCATCGAGAACGGCGAACTGGCGGCCGGGCCGGGCACGGTTCGCATCGGGCCGGTTCGCGCAAGCCGCCCGGTGCTTGATATCTCTCCGACGGCGGTGAATTTGCTGGTCGACCAGTCGACGGACCGCAATCCGCGGCGACGGATCGAATCGGCGCAGGGAATCACGGCGATTCTCGCCTCGGTTACGGGCCAGCCCGCCGAGGCGGACATGCCCATGGACAAGATGCGTGCCGCATTGGTTTCGCTGCTGAAAGACGCGGACTGGCACGTTCGAGCGCAGGCGCTGTCTGCCTGCGAAGCCGTGCCGCTCAATGATGCGCTGATGCAAGCCGCCGCGCCGGCGGTCAAAGATGAACAGGCCGTGGTGCGCATGATGGCGGTGCGACTATTCGCCGCGAAGCAGGGCAAGCAGTTCATGCCGGTGCTGGAACAGTTGAGCAAGTCTGACACGGTCGCCTTTGTGCGGATGACCTGCGCCGGATACCTGCCCGAGTCCGGGGCACAGGCGAGCCGCGAGAAGGAATAG